Proteins encoded in a region of the Pseudomonas sp. PDNC002 genome:
- a CDS encoding LLM class flavin-dependent oxidoreductase has product MSKQIRLNAFAMNCVGHLSPGLWRHPRDQQAARYTDIHYWIELAKTLERGKIDGLFLADVLGVYDVYHGNADAALSAGAQVPANDPLQIVPAMAAATEHLGFGITASVSFEHPFPFARRMSTLDHLTRGRAGWNIVTSYLNSGARNLGLKQQLNHQQRYALAAEYLEVCYKLWEASWDDDAVVADRKSGVYADPRKVHPIEHKGEHFEVPGFHLSQPSPQRTPVLYQAGASSRGKAFAAGNAECVFVAAPTKNILRDQVADLRRLAVEAGRQPGDVLVLNQLTVIVAPTDAEALAKLQDYRQYSDREGALALVSGWTGIDFGQYAPDQVLRHVQSDAIQSAVDAFSAADPERQWTAAEIADYCALGGDGPLLVGSPQTVADQLQAWVEETDVDGFNLSSLVAPETFVDIVDLLVPELQARGLFKREYEQGTLRNKLFGQGDRLGASHRAAKLRRGRE; this is encoded by the coding sequence ATGAGCAAGCAGATCCGCCTCAACGCCTTCGCCATGAACTGCGTCGGCCACCTGTCGCCCGGCCTCTGGCGCCACCCGCGCGACCAGCAAGCCGCGCGCTACACCGACATCCACTACTGGATCGAACTGGCGAAAACCCTGGAACGCGGCAAGATCGACGGCCTGTTCCTGGCCGACGTGCTGGGCGTCTACGACGTCTACCACGGCAACGCCGACGCAGCGCTGAGCGCCGGTGCCCAGGTGCCGGCCAACGACCCGCTGCAGATCGTCCCGGCCATGGCCGCGGCCACCGAGCACCTGGGTTTCGGCATCACCGCCTCGGTGTCGTTCGAGCACCCGTTTCCCTTCGCCCGGCGCATGTCCACGCTGGATCACCTGACCCGTGGCCGCGCCGGCTGGAATATCGTCACCTCCTACCTCAACAGCGGCGCGCGCAACCTGGGGCTGAAGCAGCAGCTCAACCACCAGCAGCGCTATGCCCTGGCCGCCGAGTACCTGGAGGTCTGCTACAAGCTCTGGGAAGCCAGCTGGGACGATGACGCCGTGGTCGCTGACCGCAAGAGTGGCGTCTACGCCGACCCGCGCAAGGTCCACCCCATCGAGCACAAGGGCGAGCACTTCGAGGTACCCGGCTTCCACCTCAGCCAGCCGTCGCCGCAGCGCACGCCGGTGCTGTACCAGGCCGGTGCGTCCAGCCGTGGCAAAGCCTTCGCCGCCGGCAATGCCGAATGCGTGTTCGTCGCCGCGCCGACCAAAAACATCCTCCGCGACCAGGTGGCCGACCTGCGCCGCCTTGCCGTGGAAGCCGGCCGCCAGCCCGGCGACGTGCTGGTGTTGAACCAGCTCACGGTGATCGTCGCGCCGACCGACGCCGAGGCGCTGGCCAAGCTGCAAGACTACCGCCAGTACAGCGACCGCGAAGGCGCCCTGGCCCTGGTCTCCGGTTGGACCGGCATCGACTTCGGCCAGTACGCGCCGGACCAGGTGTTGCGCCACGTACAGAGCGACGCCATCCAGTCCGCCGTCGACGCATTCAGCGCCGCCGACCCGGAGCGCCAGTGGACCGCCGCAGAGATCGCCGACTACTGCGCCCTGGGCGGCGACGGCCCGCTGCTGGTGGGTTCGCCGCAGACCGTGGCAGACCAGCTTCAGGCCTGGGTCGAGGAAACCGACGTGGACGGCTTTAACCTCTCCAGCCTGGTGGCGCCGGAAACCTTCGTCGACATCGTCGACCTGCTGGTGCCGGAACTACAGGCGCGCGGCCTGTTCAAGCGCGAGTACGAACAGGGCACGCTGCGCAACAAGCTGTTCGGCCAGGGCGACCGCCTCGGCGCTTCGCACCGCGCCGCGAAGCTGCGCAGGGGCCGCGAATGA
- a CDS encoding YciI family protein produces MRFMVIVKATADSEAGVMPKEELLAAMGAYNEELVKAGVMLAGEGLHPSSKGARVRFDGASRQVLDGPFAETKELIAGFWIMQTASLQECIDWVKRSPNPFDGQSEIEIRQIFEAEDFGCEFTPELREQEERLRAEIASKS; encoded by the coding sequence ATGCGTTTCATGGTGATCGTCAAAGCCACCGCCGACTCCGAAGCCGGTGTAATGCCCAAGGAAGAGCTGCTCGCCGCCATGGGAGCGTACAACGAGGAGCTGGTGAAGGCCGGCGTGATGCTGGCCGGCGAAGGGCTGCATCCCAGCTCGAAGGGTGCGCGGGTGCGCTTCGATGGCGCGTCGCGGCAGGTGCTCGACGGCCCCTTCGCCGAGACCAAGGAGCTGATCGCCGGCTTCTGGATCATGCAGACAGCGTCGTTGCAGGAGTGCATCGATTGGGTCAAGCGCTCGCCCAATCCGTTCGACGGGCAGTCGGAAATCGAAATCCGGCAGATCTTCGAGGCCGAGGACTTTGGCTGCGAATTCACTCCCGAGTTGCGCGAGCAGGAAGAACGCCTGCGCGCCGAAATCGCCAGTAAATCCTGA
- a CDS encoding MetQ/NlpA family ABC transporter substrate-binding protein: MKKAIAILAAVVAFSAHAGEKLVVGATPVPHAEILEFVKPELAKEGVDLDIKVFTDFIQPNLQLAQKNLDANYYQYRPFLDDFNKTRHTDLVPVVGIHIEPFGAYSTKYKSLAELPDGASVAIPNDPVNTGRALVLLAESGLIKLKDPTNPQSTERDITDNPKHLKIRELEGALLARAVKQVDLAFIFANYALEAGIDTKSALIVEKGKDLYAEFLVARPDNIQDPGIQKLAKALNSPEVRQFILTRYKGEIAPAF, encoded by the coding sequence ATGAAAAAGGCCATCGCCATTCTGGCGGCCGTCGTCGCCTTCTCCGCCCACGCGGGGGAGAAACTCGTTGTCGGCGCCACCCCGGTGCCGCACGCGGAAATTCTCGAGTTCGTCAAACCGGAACTGGCCAAGGAAGGCGTCGACCTGGACATCAAGGTCTTCACTGACTTCATCCAGCCCAACCTGCAACTCGCGCAGAAGAACCTCGACGCCAACTACTACCAGTACCGCCCGTTCCTCGATGACTTCAACAAGACCCGCCACACCGACCTGGTGCCGGTGGTGGGCATCCACATCGAGCCGTTCGGCGCCTACTCCACCAAGTACAAGTCCCTTGCCGAGCTGCCCGACGGCGCCAGCGTGGCCATCCCCAACGACCCGGTGAACACCGGCCGCGCCCTGGTGCTGCTGGCCGAGAGCGGCCTGATCAAGCTCAAGGACCCGACCAACCCGCAGTCCACCGAGCGCGACATCACCGACAACCCCAAGCACCTGAAGATCCGTGAACTGGAAGGCGCGCTGCTGGCCCGCGCGGTGAAGCAGGTCGACCTGGCGTTCATCTTCGCCAACTACGCGCTGGAAGCCGGTATCGATACCAAGAGCGCGCTGATCGTGGAGAAGGGCAAGGACCTCTATGCCGAGTTCCTGGTGGCGCGCCCGGACAACATCCAGGACCCGGGCATCCAGAAGCTGGCCAAGGCGCTGAATTCGCCGGAAGTCCGCCAGTTCATCCTGACCCGCTACAAGGGCGAGATTGCACCGGCGTTCTGA
- a CDS encoding YbaK/EbsC family protein has translation MSLESVRAFFAEKAPDIAIIELETSTATVALAAEAHGVEPGRIAKTLSLRVGERTVLVVARGDARLDNRKLKEAFGGKAKMLGAEEVVELTGHPVGGVCPFGLATPLPVYCDVSLQAFDEVLPAAGAVHSAVRIGPQRMAELVAADWIDVCQEQA, from the coding sequence ATGAGCCTGGAATCGGTTCGCGCCTTCTTCGCCGAAAAGGCCCCCGACATCGCCATCATCGAGCTGGAAACCAGCACCGCCACCGTTGCCCTGGCCGCCGAGGCCCACGGCGTGGAGCCGGGGCGGATCGCCAAGACGCTGTCCCTGCGGGTCGGCGAGCGCACCGTGCTGGTGGTGGCGCGCGGCGATGCGCGGCTGGACAACCGCAAGCTCAAGGAAGCCTTTGGCGGCAAGGCGAAGATGCTCGGCGCTGAGGAAGTCGTGGAGCTGACCGGACATCCGGTGGGCGGGGTCTGCCCGTTTGGCCTGGCGACGCCGTTGCCGGTGTATTGCGATGTGTCGTTGCAAGCGTTCGACGAAGTGCTGCCGGCGGCTGGGGCGGTGCACAGCGCAGTCCGGATCGGGCCGCAGCGTATGGCGGAGCTGGTGGCGGCGGATTGGATCGATGTCTGCCAGGAACAGGCCTGA
- a CDS encoding MetQ/NlpA family ABC transporter substrate-binding protein → MHARFKLTLGLSLSLLAAGLAQAADTLRLGTTAAFAPPLEVAVKEAAAQGLKVELVEFTDWNAPNITLDHGDIDANYFQHTPFLENANREGGLHLKAFAPGIINNVGLYSTKYKAIADLPDGAKVAIANDPINGGRGLQLLQKAGLLKLKDGVGYKATLDDIVANPKNIQIIELEAVQLVRALDDVDLAQGYPHYIRLAGTIDPNSALLFDGIENKEYVIQFVTRDDYKDPDGRLKKFVDLYQHSPQVRAALDKAHGSLYQPGWQ, encoded by the coding sequence ATGCATGCACGCTTCAAGCTCACCCTCGGCCTCTCGCTGAGCCTCCTCGCCGCCGGCCTCGCCCAGGCCGCCGACACCCTGCGCCTGGGCACCACTGCCGCCTTCGCTCCACCGCTGGAAGTGGCAGTGAAGGAAGCCGCCGCACAAGGCCTGAAAGTCGAACTGGTGGAGTTCACCGACTGGAACGCGCCGAACATCACCCTCGACCACGGCGACATCGACGCCAACTACTTCCAGCACACGCCCTTCCTGGAGAACGCCAACCGCGAGGGCGGCCTGCACCTGAAGGCGTTCGCGCCGGGGATCATCAACAACGTCGGTCTCTACTCGACCAAGTACAAGGCCATCGCCGACCTGCCCGACGGCGCCAAGGTCGCCATCGCCAACGACCCGATCAATGGCGGTCGTGGGCTGCAGCTGCTGCAGAAGGCCGGGCTGCTCAAGCTCAAGGATGGCGTGGGCTACAAGGCGACCCTGGACGACATCGTGGCCAACCCGAAAAACATCCAGATCATCGAGCTAGAGGCCGTGCAACTGGTGCGCGCGCTGGACGACGTCGACCTGGCCCAGGGCTATCCGCACTACATCCGCCTGGCCGGGACCATCGATCCGAACAGCGCGCTGTTGTTCGATGGCATCGAGAACAAGGAGTACGTCATCCAGTTCGTCACCCGCGATGACTACAAGGACCCGGACGGCCGGCTGAAGAAGTTCGTCGATCTCTACCAGCATTCGCCGCAGGTCCGCGCCGCGCTGGACAAGGCCCACGGCTCGCTCTACCAGCCGGGCTGGCAGTAA
- a CDS encoding methionine ABC transporter permease, giving the protein MDGWFRNLDWHDLGQACLDTLAMLGGALAFTVLLGLPLGVLLYLTGKRQLHEKPGLYRALSVVVNMLRSLPFIILLIVLIPVTTLVTGTSLGVPGAIPPLVVGCTPFFARLVETALREVDRGLVEATQAMGASTWQIIWHTLLPEARTGLIAAVTVTAIVLVDYTAMSGVIGGGGLGDLAIRFGYQRFQTDVMIITVALLILLVQALQMSGDRLVARYTRR; this is encoded by the coding sequence ATGGACGGCTGGTTCCGCAACCTCGACTGGCACGACCTCGGCCAGGCCTGCCTGGACACCCTCGCCATGCTCGGCGGCGCGCTGGCCTTCACCGTGCTGCTGGGCCTGCCGCTGGGCGTGTTGCTCTACCTCACCGGCAAACGCCAGCTGCACGAGAAGCCCGGCCTGTACCGTGCCCTGTCGGTGGTGGTGAACATGCTGCGTTCGCTGCCGTTCATCATCCTGCTGATCGTGCTGATCCCGGTCACCACGCTGGTCACCGGCACCTCGCTGGGCGTGCCCGGCGCGATCCCGCCGCTGGTGGTGGGCTGCACGCCGTTCTTTGCGCGGCTGGTGGAAACCGCCCTGCGCGAAGTCGACCGCGGCCTGGTGGAAGCCACCCAGGCGATGGGCGCCAGCACCTGGCAGATCATCTGGCACACCCTGCTGCCGGAAGCGCGCACCGGGCTGATCGCCGCCGTCACCGTGACCGCCATCGTGCTGGTGGACTACACGGCTATGTCCGGCGTGATCGGTGGCGGCGGCCTCGGCGACCTGGCGATCCGCTTCGGTTACCAGCGCTTCCAGACCGACGTGATGATCATCACCGTCGCCCTGCTGATCCTGCTGGTGCAGGCGCTGCAGATGAGCGGCGACCGCCTGGTGGCGCGCTACACCCGGCGCTGA
- a CDS encoding SfnB family sulfur acquisition oxidoreductase gives MSQLPESVHYDIREPNAQVITSDAEAIDVAHKVAAFLLEGAAERDRNREVPPEVVEVYSNSGLWGISVPRAFGGAEVSYATLAEVIAIISAADPSLGQIPQNHYCLLEDIRLQGSDEQKRFFFDLALKGNRFANALSETGGKTVQDIQTRLRRDGDHVVLDGRKGYCTGSLYAHWLGVLGLDEQGNAQLAFVPRGTPGLVIVDDWASIGQRTTSSGTVLVEGLRVPAFNVFPTHRSYDVPTLAGPFAQITTAAIDAGIARAALRDTIAFVREQARPWIDAGVEKASEDPLTIIQVGELGIRIEAADALLERAGKVMDAARPAPDEDSVARASVAVAKAKVLTTEVAIDASNKLFELGGTRSTLARHALDRHWRNARVHTLHDPVRWKYHLVGNWLLNDKRPPRHDWN, from the coding sequence ATGTCCCAACTCCCCGAATCCGTCCACTACGACATCCGCGAGCCGAACGCCCAGGTAATTACCTCCGACGCCGAGGCCATCGACGTCGCCCACAAGGTCGCCGCCTTCCTGCTCGAAGGCGCCGCCGAGCGCGACCGCAACCGCGAAGTCCCGCCGGAAGTCGTCGAGGTCTACTCCAACAGCGGCCTGTGGGGCATCAGCGTGCCGCGCGCCTTTGGTGGCGCCGAGGTGTCCTACGCCACGCTAGCGGAAGTCATCGCCATCATCTCCGCCGCCGACCCGTCGCTGGGGCAGATTCCGCAGAACCACTACTGCCTGCTGGAGGACATCCGCCTGCAAGGCAGCGACGAGCAGAAGCGCTTCTTCTTCGACCTCGCGCTCAAGGGCAACCGCTTCGCCAACGCGCTGTCGGAAACCGGCGGCAAGACCGTCCAGGACATCCAGACCCGCCTGCGCCGCGACGGCGACCATGTCGTGCTCGATGGCCGCAAGGGCTACTGCACCGGCTCGCTCTACGCCCATTGGCTCGGCGTGCTGGGCCTGGACGAACAGGGCAACGCCCAGCTCGCCTTCGTGCCGCGCGGCACGCCGGGGCTGGTGATCGTCGACGACTGGGCGAGCATCGGCCAGCGCACCACTTCCAGCGGCACCGTGCTGGTGGAAGGCCTGCGCGTACCGGCGTTCAACGTCTTCCCGACCCACCGCTCCTACGACGTGCCGACCCTGGCCGGCCCGTTCGCGCAGATCACCACCGCCGCCATCGATGCCGGCATCGCCCGCGCCGCGCTGCGCGACACCATCGCCTTCGTTCGCGAACAGGCGCGCCCGTGGATCGACGCCGGCGTGGAGAAGGCCAGCGAAGATCCGCTCACCATCATCCAGGTCGGTGAACTGGGCATCCGCATCGAAGCCGCCGATGCCCTGCTGGAACGCGCCGGCAAGGTGATGGACGCCGCTCGCCCGGCGCCGGACGAAGACAGCGTGGCCCGCGCCTCGGTCGCCGTGGCCAAGGCCAAGGTGTTGACCACCGAAGTCGCCATAGACGCCTCCAACAAGCTGTTCGAGCTGGGCGGCACCCGCTCCACCCTCGCCCGCCACGCCCTCGACCGCCACTGGCGCAACGCCCGCGTGCACACCCTGCACGACCCGGTGCGCTGGAAGTACCACCTGGTCGGCAACTGGCTGCTCAACGACAAGCGCCCACCGCGCCACGACTGGAACTGA
- a CDS encoding SfnB family sulfur acquisition oxidoreductase, whose translation MTNESAPKDLRDQAPRLLPARRIVNDAQAIEAAHEVARLAKPGAATRDRERALPWSELEHFTALGLGGISIPREYGGAQVSYATVAEVFRVICAADPALGQIPQNQFGLLNVIDSVASDAQKRVLFGGVLNGRRIGNAGPERNTRNTLELKARLVRDGAHFRVSGEKFYSTGALFAHWVAVKAIDEDGRAVMGFVERGVDGLRIVDDWSGFGQRTTASGTVLLDNAPIAGSLVIHNGRLADIPNIQGAVSQLIQAAIDAGIAANALEDAIDFIRTRTRPFIDAEVENASDEPFTIAEIGRLQVELHAAEALLERAGHVLDEVSARPIDDESAARASIAVAEAKVLTTEISLAASEKLFELAGSRATLAEFNLDRHWRNARVHTLHDPVRWKVQAVGAYHLNGARPARHSWI comes from the coding sequence ATGACCAACGAATCCGCACCCAAGGACCTTCGTGACCAGGCACCCCGGCTACTCCCGGCGCGCCGCATCGTCAACGACGCCCAGGCCATCGAAGCCGCCCACGAAGTGGCCCGCCTGGCGAAACCCGGAGCCGCCACCCGCGACCGCGAGCGCGCGCTGCCCTGGAGTGAACTGGAACACTTCACCGCCCTCGGCCTGGGCGGTATCAGCATTCCCCGCGAGTACGGCGGCGCGCAGGTTTCCTACGCCACCGTCGCCGAAGTCTTCCGCGTGATCTGCGCCGCCGACCCGGCACTGGGACAGATTCCACAGAACCAGTTCGGCCTGCTCAACGTGATCGACAGCGTCGCCAGCGATGCACAGAAGCGCGTGCTGTTCGGCGGCGTGCTCAACGGTCGGCGCATCGGCAACGCGGGGCCCGAGCGCAATACCAGGAACACTCTCGAACTCAAGGCGCGGCTGGTTCGCGACGGCGCACACTTCCGCGTCAGCGGCGAGAAGTTCTACTCGACCGGCGCGCTGTTCGCCCATTGGGTCGCGGTGAAAGCCATCGACGAAGACGGCCGCGCGGTCATGGGCTTCGTCGAACGCGGCGTGGATGGCCTGCGCATCGTCGACGACTGGTCCGGCTTCGGCCAGCGCACCACCGCCAGCGGTACCGTACTGCTGGATAACGCACCCATCGCCGGCTCACTGGTAATCCACAACGGCCGCCTGGCCGACATCCCCAATATCCAGGGCGCCGTCTCGCAACTGATCCAGGCCGCCATCGATGCCGGCATCGCGGCGAATGCCCTGGAAGACGCCATCGACTTCATCCGCACGCGTACCCGTCCCTTCATCGATGCCGAAGTCGAGAACGCCAGCGACGAGCCCTTCACCATCGCCGAGATCGGCCGCCTGCAAGTCGAACTGCACGCGGCTGAAGCGCTGCTGGAACGCGCCGGCCATGTGCTCGACGAAGTCAGCGCGCGCCCTATCGACGACGAGTCCGCCGCCCGCGCCTCCATCGCCGTGGCCGAAGCCAAGGTGCTGACCACCGAGATCAGCCTGGCCGCCAGCGAGAAGCTCTTCGAACTGGCCGGCAGCCGCGCCACCCTCGCCGAATTCAACCTCGACCGCCACTGGCGCAACGCCCGCGTGCACACCCTGCACGACCCGGTGCGCTGGAAGGTCCAGGCGGTTGGCGCCTACCACCTCAACGGCGCCCGCCCCGCGCGTCATTCCTGGATCTGA
- a CDS encoding LLM class flavin-dependent oxidoreductase, which translates to MSQKQLLLNAFSMNCVGHINHGLWTHPRDRSTDFNKLSHWTDLARLLEKGLFDGLFLADILGVYDVYQNGIELTAKEAIQLPVNDPLMLVSAMAGVTQHLGFGVTANLTYEAPYPFARRLSTLDHLSDGRIGWNIVTGYLESTARAMGQDRQIDHDRRYDRADEYLEVLYKLWEGSWEDDAVIADRQRRVYAQPGKVHKVRHHGEFFDVEGYHLSQPSPQRTPLLFQAGASNRGLTFAARHAECVFVSAQTREATRVLVDRIRHAAVDAGRRADDIKVFMGINVIVAPTEAEARDKLAEYRRFASAEAGLAHFASTTGIDFSRYALDEPIRYEKTNAIESATKALTVARTDATVRQLLEQLALGGRYTTLVGNPLQVADELLGWINDAGLDGFNLTRTVEPESYADFIELVVPELQNRGAYKTAYAEGPLREKLFGAGRARLPARHVGASYRQATATGATPAFSL; encoded by the coding sequence ATGAGCCAGAAACAGCTCCTCCTCAACGCCTTCAGCATGAATTGCGTCGGCCACATCAACCACGGCCTGTGGACCCACCCGCGCGATCGCTCGACGGACTTCAACAAGCTCAGCCACTGGACCGACCTCGCACGCCTGCTGGAAAAAGGCCTGTTCGACGGCCTGTTCCTGGCCGATATCCTCGGCGTCTACGACGTCTACCAGAACGGCATCGAGCTCACCGCGAAAGAAGCCATCCAGCTGCCGGTGAACGACCCGCTGATGCTGGTCTCGGCCATGGCCGGCGTTACGCAACACCTGGGCTTCGGCGTCACCGCCAACCTCACCTACGAGGCACCCTACCCGTTCGCCCGCCGGCTCTCGACACTGGATCACCTAAGTGACGGCCGGATCGGCTGGAACATCGTCACCGGCTACCTGGAAAGCACCGCACGCGCCATGGGCCAGGACCGGCAGATCGACCACGACCGCCGCTACGACCGCGCCGACGAGTACCTGGAAGTGCTCTACAAGCTCTGGGAAGGCAGTTGGGAAGACGACGCGGTAATCGCCGACCGCCAGCGCCGCGTCTATGCGCAGCCGGGCAAGGTGCACAAGGTGCGGCACCACGGCGAGTTCTTCGATGTCGAGGGCTACCACCTCAGCCAGCCGTCACCGCAGCGCACGCCGCTGCTGTTCCAGGCCGGCGCATCGAATCGCGGGCTCACCTTCGCCGCGCGCCATGCCGAGTGCGTGTTCGTCTCGGCACAGACCCGCGAAGCCACGCGCGTACTGGTGGACCGCATCCGCCACGCTGCGGTGGACGCGGGCCGCCGGGCGGACGACATCAAGGTGTTCATGGGTATCAATGTGATCGTCGCGCCAACAGAGGCCGAGGCGCGCGACAAGCTCGCCGAGTACCGCCGCTTCGCCAGCGCCGAAGCCGGTCTTGCGCACTTCGCCAGCACCACCGGCATCGACTTCTCGCGCTATGCGCTGGACGAGCCGATCCGTTACGAGAAGACCAACGCCATCGAGTCCGCCACCAAGGCCCTGACCGTCGCCCGCACCGACGCCACCGTGCGCCAGTTGCTGGAACAGCTCGCTCTCGGCGGGCGCTACACCACGCTGGTGGGCAACCCGCTGCAGGTCGCCGATGAGCTGCTGGGATGGATCAACGATGCCGGGCTGGACGGCTTCAACCTGACCCGCACCGTGGAGCCGGAAAGCTACGCCGACTTCATCGAGCTGGTCGTGCCCGAACTGCAGAACCGTGGCGCCTACAAGACGGCCTACGCCGAGGGTCCGCTGCGGGAAAAACTCTTCGGCGCCGGCCGCGCCCGACTGCCTGCGCGGCATGTCGGGGCGAGCTATCGCCAGGCAACCGCCACTGGAGCGACTCCAGCCTTCTCTCTTTAA
- a CDS encoding SfnB family sulfur acquisition oxidoreductase has translation MNSIVLSNPELANPVHIIRSDDEALDVARALAADFREGAITRDRERRLPWDELERFSRSGLWGITVPREYGGAGVSRVTVARVIAIISAADGSLGQIPQNHFYAVELLRVNGNDEQKARLFAEVLAGVRFGNALAEIGTRTAHDRTTRLKREDGRLRIHGRKFYCTGALYAQRIPTLVIDDDGLQQFAFIQRDTPGVEIIDDWSGFGQRTTGSGSVVFDGAQVSEDDIVSFQAAFERPTTVGPYAQILHAAIDVGIARGAYEDTLTFLREKARPWIDSGVDKASDDPLAINEVGRLAIRLHAAEALLDRSGRVLDAATAEPTAESVAAASIAVAEARAITTEVSLLAGSKLIELGGSRASLVELGLDRHWRNARVHTLHDPARWKYFAVGNYYLNGKLPPRRGTL, from the coding sequence ATGAACAGCATCGTTTTGTCTAACCCAGAGCTAGCCAATCCCGTCCACATCATCCGCAGCGATGACGAAGCCCTGGACGTGGCCCGCGCCCTGGCCGCCGACTTCCGCGAAGGCGCCATCACCCGCGACCGCGAGCGGCGCCTGCCGTGGGACGAACTCGAACGCTTCAGCCGCTCCGGCCTGTGGGGCATCACCGTACCGCGCGAGTACGGTGGCGCGGGCGTCTCCCGCGTCACCGTGGCGCGGGTGATCGCCATCATTTCCGCCGCCGACGGCTCGCTGGGGCAGATTCCGCAGAACCATTTCTATGCCGTCGAACTGCTGCGGGTGAATGGCAACGACGAGCAGAAAGCCCGTCTGTTCGCCGAGGTGCTGGCTGGCGTTCGCTTCGGCAACGCACTGGCAGAAATCGGCACCCGTACCGCCCATGACCGCACCACGCGCCTCAAGCGCGAGGACGGCCGCCTGCGCATTCACGGCCGCAAGTTCTACTGCACCGGCGCGCTCTATGCGCAGCGCATTCCGACGCTGGTGATCGATGACGATGGCCTGCAGCAATTCGCCTTCATTCAGCGCGACACTCCGGGCGTCGAGATCATCGACGACTGGTCCGGCTTCGGCCAGCGCACCACCGGCAGCGGCAGCGTGGTGTTCGATGGCGCGCAGGTCAGTGAGGACGACATCGTCTCGTTCCAGGCAGCCTTCGAGCGCCCGACCACCGTTGGCCCGTACGCGCAGATTCTGCACGCGGCCATCGATGTCGGCATCGCTCGGGGCGCTTATGAAGACACGCTGACCTTCCTGCGCGAGAAGGCACGTCCGTGGATCGATTCGGGCGTGGACAAGGCCAGCGATGATCCGCTGGCGATCAACGAGGTAGGCCGCCTGGCGATCCGCCTGCATGCCGCCGAAGCGCTGCTGGATCGCTCGGGCCGAGTGCTCGACGCAGCCACCGCCGAGCCGACTGCCGAAAGTGTTGCCGCCGCTTCCATTGCCGTGGCCGAGGCGCGGGCGATCACCACGGAGGTATCGCTGCTGGCGGGCAGCAAGCTGATCGAACTGGGCGGCAGCCGCGCCAGCCTCGTCGAACTGGGCCTGGACCGCCATTGGCGCAACGCCCGCGTGCACACCCTGCACGACCCGGCACGCTGGAAGTACTTCGCGGTGGGCAACTACTACCTCAACGGCAAGCTGCCGCCGCGTCGGGGGACGTTGTGA